The proteins below are encoded in one region of Sphingobacterium sp. R2:
- a CDS encoding oxidoreductase has translation MKSQKVWFVTGASKGLGLNLVKELLAQDYLVVATSRTKKALENEIGEAENFLPLEVDITDDKDVARAVLSAIDYFGRIDVLVNNAGYGQTGALEELSESETRRNFEVNVFGSLNVIRHIAPHMRRQQSGHIFNIASIGGLVGNYPAFGVYCSTKFAVAGFSEALATEMKPFGVHTTVVYPGYFRTDFLSEGSLQTAANPIAAYITARESEATHQHEINGNQVNDPQRAATLLIEVSKLQEPPVHLLMGQDAYELAKNKINMLTAEIEKWKSYTVSTGFDKSAE, from the coding sequence ATGAAATCACAAAAAGTATGGTTTGTCACCGGTGCCTCTAAGGGGTTAGGTCTCAATTTAGTTAAAGAGCTGCTTGCGCAAGATTACCTTGTCGTTGCCACATCGCGGACAAAAAAGGCGCTGGAAAATGAAATTGGTGAAGCGGAAAACTTTCTACCGCTGGAAGTAGACATTACGGATGACAAAGATGTTGCCCGCGCGGTACTTTCGGCCATTGATTATTTCGGAAGAATTGATGTGCTCGTCAATAATGCTGGCTATGGTCAGACCGGCGCACTTGAAGAACTGAGCGAATCAGAAACCCGCCGCAACTTTGAGGTCAATGTTTTTGGATCACTAAATGTCATCCGCCACATTGCGCCCCATATGCGCCGTCAGCAATCGGGACACATTTTCAATATAGCCTCGATCGGCGGTCTGGTTGGTAATTACCCAGCCTTTGGTGTATACTGTTCCACGAAATTCGCAGTAGCTGGTTTTAGCGAAGCCCTAGCGACCGAAATGAAACCTTTTGGTGTACATACAACTGTAGTTTACCCAGGATACTTCAGAACCGACTTTCTATCCGAAGGCTCCCTACAAACCGCAGCCAATCCAATTGCAGCGTACATTACCGCCCGCGAAAGCGAAGCCACACACCAACACGAGATTAATGGAAATCAGGTTAACGATCCACAGAGAGCCGCAACACTATTGATCGAGGTGAGCAAACTGCAAGAACCTCCTGTCCATTTACTGATGGGCCAGGATGCGTATGAACTGGCAAAAAATAAAATCAACATGTTGACAGCGGAGATTGAAAAGTGGAAAAGCTATACCGTATCAACCGGTTTTGACAAATCGGCCGAATAA